A stretch of Cicer arietinum cultivar CDC Frontier isolate Library 1 chromosome 5, Cicar.CDCFrontier_v2.0, whole genome shotgun sequence DNA encodes these proteins:
- the LOC101491681 gene encoding uncharacterized protein, with the protein MITRSNLAEQLRDYQIRSKHDWASVSFFSSTSSNITTSRVDVVVFVIWELVILAFLVFSVVSLYFKHIRLAFVLVCITVLLLLCMKITKQVRLARKKKRRMLLPLSM; encoded by the exons ATGATAACGCGATCGAATCTAGCGGAACAGCTGCGGGATTATCAGATTCGATCCAAGCATGATTGGGCCTCTGTCTCCTTCTTCTCCTCTACTTCTTCCAATATCACCACTTCCAG GGTGGATGTGGTGGTCTTTGTAATATGGGAACTTGTGATTTTAGCTTTCTTGGTTTTCTCAGTTGTTTCTTTGTACTTTAAGCACATCCGGCTTGCTTTCGTATTAGTCTGCATCACAGTGCTATTGCTTTTATGCATGAAAATTACAAAGCAAGTAAGACTAGCAAGGAAAAAGAAACGAAGGATGCTCCTTCCATTATCAATGTAA
- the LOC101491992 gene encoding lysine histidine transporter-like 8 produces the protein MEEVMEIVKKQSSPEVSISTPPLQINNQIHSPNLMSFPKSPFGSRFMNTPLASPMKKAIENIIEEVGHFTKFDPQDDWLPITACRKGNAYYAAFHVLNSGIGFQALVLPLAFTSLGWTWGILCLCVAFIWQLYTLWLLIQLHESDSGPRHSRYLQLAMEAFGEKLGKLLVLFPVQYLSGGTCVTLIMIGGGTMKILFQIMCGEASSLYQLKTIEWYLVFTVAAILLAQLPNLNSIAGVSLIGAITAVSYCSMIWIVSVFQGRLANISYEPSMGQSQATRIFSVLNALGIIALAFRGHNLVLEIQGTICSDSKNPSRLAMWKGVKFAYLVIAFCLFPIAIGGYWAYGNLIPSNGGMLSALHKYHEHDTSKLIIALTSLLVVINSLSSFQIYAMPIFDNLEFRYTSTRNRPCPRWLRIVFRGLFGCLTLFIAIALPFLPSLAGLIGGVALPITLAYPCFMWIQIKKPKKHSTTWYLNWTLGVIGMILSVLVVTGAIWGIVALGIQIHFFNP, from the exons ATGGAAGAAGTAATGGAAATAGTGAAAAAACAGAGTTCACCGGAAGTTTCAATTTCAACTCCTCCACTTCAAATTAATAATCAGATACATTCTCCTAATTTAATGAGCTTTCCCAAAAGCCCGTTTGGTTCTCGTTTTATGAATACTCCTTTAGCTAGCCCCATGAAGAAAGCCATTGAAAACATTATTGAAGAAGTTGGTCACTTCACCAAGTTTGACCCACAAGATGATTGGCTTCCAATCACTGCATGTAGGAAGGGAAACGCTTATTATGCTGCGTTTCATGTGCTTAATTCTGGAATTGGATTTCAAGCACTTGTTCTTCCCTTGGCCTTTACTAGTCTTGGCTG GACTTGGGGGATATTATGTCTATGTGTAGCTTTCATATGGCAGCTATACACGTTATGGTTACTGATTCAGCTTCATGAATCGGATTCAGGGCCACGTCATAGCAGATACCTCCAACTTGCTATGGAAGCATTTG GAGAAAAGCTAGGAAAATTACTGGTACTCTTCCCCGTCCAGTATTTATCTGGTGGGACATGTGTGACATTGATTATGATTGGAGGTGGCacaatgaagatattatttCAGATTATGTGTGGAGAAGCATCCAGCTTATACCAACTCAAAACCATAGAGTGGTATTTAGTATTTACTGTGGCTGCCATTTTGCTTGCTCAGCTTCCAAACCTAAATTCAATCGCAGGTGTTTCTCTTATAGGAGCTATCACAGCTGTTAGTTATTGTTCTATGATATGGATTGTTTCCGTATTCCAAGGTAGGCTTGCTAATATATCCTATGAGCCATCAATGGGACAATCACAAGCCACAAGGATTTTTAGCGTGTTGAATGCACTTGGTATCATTGCCTTAGCTTTTAGAGGTCACAACCTTGTGCTAGAAATTCAG GGGACCATATGTTCCGATTCTAAGAATCCATCACGTTTGGCCATGTGGAAAGGTGTTAAGTTTGCTTATCTAGTCATTGCCTTTTGTTTGTTCCCCATAGCCATTGGAGGCTATTGGGCCTATGGGAATTTG ATACCTTCCAACGGAGGAATGTTGAGTGCTTTGCACAAATACCATGAACATGATACATCAAAGTTAATCATCGCTTTGACAAGCTTACTGGTTGTCATCAACAGCCTCAGTTCGTTCCAAATTTATGCAATGCCAATATTTGACAATCTAGAATTCAGATACACCAGTACAAGAAACAGACCTTGCCCGAGGTGGCTACGGATAGTCTTCAGAGGTCTCTTCGGGTGCCTCACATTATTTATCGCCATAGCGTTACCATTCTTGCCAAGTTTGGCTGGCCTCATTGGAGGCGTTGCTCTACCAATAACATTAGCTTATCCCTGTTTCATGTGGATACAGATCAAGAAACCGAAAAAGCATAGCACAACTTGGTACCTGAACTGGACGCTCGGGGTAATTGGGATGATTCTAAGTGTACTGGTTGTGACAGGAGCCATTTGGGGAATAGTAGCACTGGGCATTCAGATCCACTTCTTCAATCCATAG